The Puntigrus tetrazona isolate hp1 chromosome 19, ASM1883169v1, whole genome shotgun sequence genome has a segment encoding these proteins:
- the tbxta gene encoding T-box transcription factor T-A, whose translation MSSSSPDQRLDHLLSAVESEFQKGSEKGDASERDIKLSLEDAELWGKFKELTNEMIVTKTGRRMFPVLRASVSGLDPNAMYSVLLDFVAADNNRWKYVNGEWVPGGKPEPQSPSCVYIHPDSPNFGAHWMKAPVSFSKVKLSNKLNGGGQIMLNSLHKYEPRIHIVKVGGIQKMISSQSFPETQFIAVTAYQNEEITALKIKHNPFAKAFLDAKERSDHKEVPDHSTDNQQSGYSQLGGWFLPSNGPMGPSSSPPQFNGAPVHSSGSYCERYSSLRNHRAAPYPSHYPHRSTTSNNYMDNSSGSLATHDSWSALQIPNSSGMGTLAHTTNTTSNTSQYPSLWSVAGTTLTPSGSASGSITGGLTSQFLRGSSVSYSGLTSSLPVSSPSSMYDPGLSEVGVGDAQFESSIARLTASWAPVAQSY comes from the exons ATGTCCTCCTCGAGCCCCGACCAGCGCCTGGACCACCTCCTGAGCGCCGTGGAGAGCGAGTTTCAGAAGGGCAGCGAGAAGGGCGACGCGTCCGAGCGGGATATTAAACTCTCCCTGGAAGACGCGGAGCTGTGGGGCAAATTTAAAGAGCTCACCAACGAAATGATTGTCACTAAGACCGGGAG GCGAATGTTTCCCGTGCTCCGAGCCAGTGTCTCCGGCCTGGACCCCAACGCCATGTACTCGGTCCTGCTGGACTTCGTGGCCGCCGATAATAATCGGTGGAAGTACGTGaacggtgaatgggtgccgggGGGGAAACCTGAACCGCAGAGCCCGAGCTGTGTGTACATCCACCCAGACTCACCCAACTTCGGCGCACACTGGATGAAAGCCCCCGTCTCCTTCAGCAAAGTCAAACTCTCCAATAAACTCAACGGAGGGGGACAG attatgtTGAACTCTCTGCACAAATACGAACCCAGGATTCATATAGTGAAAGTCGGCGGGATCCAGAAAATGATCAGCAGCCAGTCTTTTCCCGAGACCCAGTTTATTGCGGTCACAGCTTATCAGAACGAAGAG ATCACAGCTCTGAAGATCAAGCACAACCCGTTTGCCAAAGCCTTCCTGGACGCCAAAGAAAG AAGCGACCACAAGGAAGTCCCAGACCACAGCACTGACAACCAGCAATCTGGATACTCGCAAC TTGGTGGCTGGTTCCTGCCCAGTAATGGCCCCATGGGCCCCAGCAGCAGCCCTCCTCAGTTCAATGGGGCCCCCGTTCACTCCTCTGGCTCGTACTGTGAGAGATACTCCAGCCTGAGGAACCACAGAGCTGCTCCGTATCCCAGCCATTACCCCCACCGCAGCACTACCAGCA ATAACTACATGGACAATTCTTCAGGAAGTCTTGCTACTCACGACAGCTGGTCGGCCCTGCAGATACCCAACTCCAGCGGCATGGGCACCCTGGCCCACACCACGAACACCACCTCCAACACCAG CCAGTACCCAAGCCTGTGGTCCGTCGCCGGGACGACCCTCACGCCCTCCGGCTCGGCATCGGGGTCCATCACGGGCGGCCTGACGTCTCAGTTCCTGCGCGGTTCCTCGGTGTCCTACTCGGGGCTGACCTCCTCCCTGCCCGTGTCCTCTCCCTCCTCGATGTACGACCCGGGCCTGAGCGAGGTCGGCGTCGGAGACGCTCAGTTTGAGAGCTCCATCGCCAGGCTCACGGCGTCCTGGGCTCCCGTGGCTCAGAGCTACTGA